CACCATCTCCATAAATCATGACTTCAACAGTTTTTTCAGTTTTATCTTTAATCATATTTTGAATTTTATCAACGATAGGCTGGCAATCTCTTGGGAAAAGCTTAACTTTTTCTTCTGTGGTTTTGTTGGAACCTAAAAGACCATATGTCTCATTATACCCACTGCCATCAATAGATTTAGTTAAGATATCATCAAGGCTATAAATTTTATTGGCACCATTTGCTTTTAATATTATTTTCGTTCTAAATCTGGAATGTATATCACAGGCTAAAACATCTTTAGTATAATTTAAAATGGTCTTGGGATCATTTGAAAATATAATTTGGCATTCAGTTCCATGTGCTTCAATAATGGATTTATAATAATTAATATAGTCAATTCCAGTAAAAGGGTGTTTTTTGTATCCAAATAGCCTTCTAAACTCTTTTTCAGTTAAAGTATCTGTCCAAGGATTAATACCTTTTTTATCTAATTCATCTAAACTTATTAAGGGGTTGCCTACTTCATCAGAGGGATATTGAAGCATTAAAATAATTTTTTTAACTCCTTTTGCAATACCGCGAAGGCAGATGGAGAAACGATTACGGCTTAAGATGGGAAATATTACACCAATTGTTTCCTTTCCAAATTTTGAAGTTATGTCTTTTGAGATGTGGTCTACACTTACATAGTTTCCTTGAGCACGAGCAACTATAGATTCTGTTACGGAAATAATATCTTTATCATCAATGGAAAAACCTTCTACTTCTGAAGCTTTTAATATGGTACTTACAACTATTTCTTCAATATCATCTCCTTCCTTTATAATCGGAGTACGAAGCCCTATAGCAATAGTACCAGCCATCCTTTCCATATTAACCTCTCCTTTAAGTTAAATCTCAACAAAATCATTACACTTGTAATATACACTATTTTATGATATAAGTAAAATAAATATATATTATACTAGGTATAAGGAGTGCTTATATGTCTATAAAACTAGATCTGTATAAAATTTTTTGTGAAGTAGCCAAACATGGCAGTTTTTCTAAGGCTGCCAAATCCTTATATATGACACAACCAGCTGTTAGTCAGGCAATTATGCAGTTAGAAAGCGAATTAGAGATACGTTTATTTACACGAACGCCTAAAGGGGTAGTTCTAACTAATGAAGGACAGATTCTATTTGAACATGTAAATTCGGCCATTAATTTAATAGGCGTAGGGCAAAGGAAGGTTATTGAGTCTAAAAACCTTATGGCGGGAGAACTAAAAATAGGGGTTGGGGATACGATATCTCGCTACTTTTTATTGCCCTATTTAGAAAAGTTCCATAGTGCATATCCAAATATCAAGTTAAAGATTGTTAATGGTACTACTCACGAACTTTGCACTTTATTGAAGTCTGGGGAAGTTGATATAGCAATTTGTAATTTACCAGTTAGGGACTCTTCATTGGAAATAATAGAATTAATGGATATTCATGATATATTTGTCTGTGGAGCAAAGTATAAAGAAAAACTATCTATGCCATTAAGCTTTAAGCAATTGGCTAAATTACCATTGATATTACTAGAACTTAAATCAAATTCCAGATTGTATGTAGAGAAGTACATATTATCTAAGGGGGTTAAAATAGAACCAGAAATTGAACTGGGTTCCCACGATTTGTTATTGGAATTTGCAAGGATCAATCTTGGTATATCCTGTGTTATAAAAGAATTTTCTCAAGAATACTTATCCAATAAACTGGTATATGAGGTCGAATTGAATGAAGAAATACCTAAAAGAACCATTGGAGTTTGTTTTTTAAAAACCGTATCCCTATCACCTGCTGCTACAAAATTTGTTCAGGATTGTGGTATAGGGACGCTTTGATTGCCACTTCTTTTATTTATTTTACAAATTATTATATTATCATTAATATAAAAATATCAAAATAAAGGAAAAAAGAAAAGTTTGTAGAATACTACAACCAGAGATTATACCCGTTGTTTAGGAAAGGGGGATAATATGCCTAGAAAAGCAAGGGAAAGAAGTGAAACAGGAATATATCATGTGATGCTTAAGGGAATAGACAAAAAGGATATTTTTGCAGGAAAGCAAGATTATGAAAAATTTTTATATTATGTAAACAGGGCAATGGAAATAAGCAAATTTGAAGTATATGGTTATTGCCTTATGCCTAATCATGTTCATATTCTACTTAAAGAGGGAACAGAGAAAATTGGAGATGCAATTAGAAGAATAGCAGTTGGATATGCACAATATTTTAATATAAAATATGGAAGAAATGGGCATCTTTTTCAGAATCGTTTTAGAAGTGAACCAGTGAATGATGATGTATATTTTTTGATAGTTTTGCGATATATTCATCAGAATCCGATTAAAGCAAATATGGTAATAAATATGGAAGATTATGAATGGAGTAGCTATAATGAATATATCATGAAAAGTAAAAGAGAAATAACTAATATAAAGTTTGCTATGGAATTATTTTCAAACATTAAAAATTTTAAAAAATTCATGATGGAAAGAAATAAAGATAAATGTTTAGAATATAATGAGCGAATAAGATATACTGATAAGGAATTAGAAAAAATGATTATGTCAATTATTGATATTTCGAAATTAAAAGAATTAGATAAAGAAACAAGAGATGAGGTATTGAGGGAAATAAAAAACGTTACAAAAGCTAGCAACAGACAATTATCAAATGTAACGGGGATTGGTAGGGGTATTTGGGAGAAGGTATAAGGAACGGATGGCAAACAAAGCGTCCCTATGACAAAGCGTCCCTATGACACGTCATTGTCCTGTTATTTTTCCACACCATATTTCATTTTATAATAATATATTGCTAGTTGTGTCCTATCCCTAAGACCTAGCTTATCCAACATATTAGAAATATAGTTTCTAACAGTTCCTTCGCTTAAATATAGTTTTTCTGCAATTTCTTTATTGTTTAACCCTTCTGCTACTAAAAGAAGGATATCCAATTCCCTTTCCGACAGGTCTGTATCGATATTGTCCCTTTTAGAGTATTTCTTAATATTTGACACAATCTTTGAATCAAAGACTAGATTTCCCGAGTAAACTGCATTGATGGCTGGAATAATTCCTTTAATATTTTGCTTTAATATGTAGCCTTTACAGCCCAAGGAAAGGGCTGATCCTATGTATTCATCATCTTGGAAGGTGGTTATAAGCAATATCCTGGCTTCAGGGTTTATTTTTAATATTTCCCTAGTTGCATCTAAGCCGTTTAACCTTTCCATCCTTATGTCCATAAGCATTAAGTCGGGTTTATATTTTTCATAAAGTTCTACAGCTTGATGGCCATTATAACCGACTGCCAATATCTCTATTCCATTGGCTTCTATTATGGTTTTTAAAGATTCTACTACTAAAGGATCATCATCTATAATTATGATATTCATACCTATTACCCCTTCATTAAAGTTAAGTGAATTTTAAAGCCCTTATCAAAACTATAATTTACAAATCCATTATATTTATAGGCTATTTCTTTAATAGAAATAAGGCCAATGCCTTTACTTGAAGTTAAAGTATTCTTATTAAAATTAGTTCCATTATCCTTTATTATTATTGTATAGAATTTTGGCTGGTCTAGTATAGTTACTTTTAATTTGGTTGCATTAGAGTGTTTGACACAATTGGTAATTCCCTCTCTTACAACTGATAATATATCGAATTTCAAATCATAGCTTAAATCTTCTTCAATTTTATATATAAGCTCTATATTTAAATTGGGAGTTTCACCACATAGTTTTTCAATTTGTCTTTTTAAATCCAAGGATTCATTATATAGATTATGAATGCTCTTTCTTATATCTTCCATTCCTCTTTTTAAGGTTTCTTGAAGGATGTCCAATTTTTTCAGAACTCTGTCCTCTGTGGATATAAATTTTAAAGCTTC
This genomic window from Tepidimicrobium xylanilyticum contains:
- a CDS encoding coenzyme F420-0:L-glutamate ligase encodes the protein MERMAGTIAIGLRTPIIKEGDDIEEIVVSTILKASEVEGFSIDDKDIISVTESIVARAQGNYVSVDHISKDITSKFGKETIGVIFPILSRNRFSICLRGIAKGVKKIILMLQYPSDEVGNPLISLDELDKKGINPWTDTLTEKEFRRLFGYKKHPFTGIDYINYYKSIIEAHGTECQIIFSNDPKTILNYTKDVLACDIHSRFRTKIILKANGANKIYSLDDILTKSIDGSGYNETYGLLGSNKTTEEKVKLFPRDCQPIVDKIQNMIKDKTEKTVEVMIYGDGAFRDPVGNIWELADPIVSPAYTKGLEGTPNEIKLKYLADNTFANLKGEELNKAIYEYIKHKNSNPVDPMERQGTTPRRLTDLIGSLADLISGSGDKGTPVVYIKGYFNNYVE
- a CDS encoding response regulator transcription factor; translated protein: MNIIIIDDDPLVVESLKTIIEANGIEILAVGYNGHQAVELYEKYKPDLMLMDIRMERLNGLDATREILKINPEARILLITTFQDDEYIGSALSLGCKGYILKQNIKGIIPAINAVYSGNLVFDSKIVSNIKKYSKRDNIDTDLSERELDILLLVAEGLNNKEIAEKLYLSEGTVRNYISNMLDKLGLRDRTQLAIYYYKMKYGVEK
- a CDS encoding LysR family transcriptional regulator, with protein sequence MSIKLDLYKIFCEVAKHGSFSKAAKSLYMTQPAVSQAIMQLESELEIRLFTRTPKGVVLTNEGQILFEHVNSAINLIGVGQRKVIESKNLMAGELKIGVGDTISRYFLLPYLEKFHSAYPNIKLKIVNGTTHELCTLLKSGEVDIAICNLPVRDSSLEIIELMDIHDIFVCGAKYKEKLSMPLSFKQLAKLPLILLELKSNSRLYVEKYILSKGVKIEPEIELGSHDLLLEFARINLGISCVIKEFSQEYLSNKLVYEVELNEEIPKRTIGVCFLKTVSLSPAATKFVQDCGIGTL
- a CDS encoding transposase; translation: MPRKARERSETGIYHVMLKGIDKKDIFAGKQDYEKFLYYVNRAMEISKFEVYGYCLMPNHVHILLKEGTEKIGDAIRRIAVGYAQYFNIKYGRNGHLFQNRFRSEPVNDDVYFLIVLRYIHQNPIKANMVINMEDYEWSSYNEYIMKSKREITNIKFAMELFSNIKNFKKFMMERNKDKCLEYNERIRYTDKELEKMIMSIIDISKLKELDKETRDEVLREIKNVTKASNRQLSNVTGIGRGIWEKV